The Sphingopyxis fribergensis genome contains a region encoding:
- a CDS encoding RNA polymerase sigma factor produces the protein MTMPVRPPGRSFDGTVMLAARPSAHEEVVLHDALRRFVDGQLRDRSDSEDIVQETYVRLYSYRRTRPVANVGAFCFAVARNLVFDLLRRRQTRSAVELSDDIACPQPRADEILDYRQRVDILVRALGAMPPLRREVFLRRRLDGVPAAVIAADLDLSIAAIEKHCSRALAGLRAALERRGLPAGAGA, from the coding sequence ATGACGATGCCAGTGCGGCCACCGGGCCGTTCTTTTGACGGGACGGTGATGCTGGCCGCGCGGCCGTCGGCGCATGAGGAGGTCGTGCTGCACGACGCGCTTCGGCGCTTCGTCGACGGCCAGTTGCGCGACCGGAGCGACAGTGAGGATATCGTCCAGGAAACCTATGTCCGGCTCTATAGCTATCGTCGCACCCGGCCGGTCGCGAATGTCGGCGCCTTCTGTTTTGCCGTCGCGCGCAACCTCGTGTTCGACCTTCTGCGCCGCCGCCAAACGCGGTCGGCGGTCGAGCTGTCCGACGATATCGCGTGCCCGCAGCCGCGCGCCGACGAAATCCTCGACTATCGTCAGCGCGTCGACATCCTCGTCCGCGCGCTGGGCGCGATGCCGCCGCTGCGGCGCGAAGTCTTCCTGCGCCGGCGGCTCGACGGCGTGCCCGCCGCGGTGATCGCCGCCGATCTCGACCTCAGCATCGCCGCGATCGAAAAACATTGCAGCCGCGCGCTTGCCGGCCTCCGCGCCGCGCTCGAACGGCGCGGCCTTCCCGCCGGAGCAGGCGCATGA
- a CDS encoding helix-turn-helix domain-containing protein, producing MPATRQPSPTGSDRRTAIDGNPGIFLRELRTEKGWTLAEVSERTRIPVSTLSKIETGKMSLSYEKLLRLSQGLDIDITQLFAAATSVPAATHTATGRRSITPAGEGPSIKTATYNYTYPSADLLNKTLNPMIIDIKVRSIDDFGDLMRHSGEEYVLVLEGECEFHTDMYAPSRLKTGDSAYFDASMGHGYVAVGDGPCRILSVCSATDADLKSVLHPVETE from the coding sequence ATGCCGGCAACCCGCCAACCCAGTCCCACCGGAAGCGATCGGCGGACCGCCATCGACGGTAATCCGGGAATATTCCTGAGGGAATTGCGGACGGAAAAGGGATGGACGCTTGCCGAGGTCAGCGAGCGCACGCGCATTCCGGTTTCAACTTTGTCGAAGATTGAAACAGGCAAGATGTCGCTCAGCTATGAAAAGCTGCTCAGGCTCAGCCAGGGGCTCGACATCGACATCACGCAGTTGTTCGCGGCGGCGACGTCGGTTCCCGCCGCCACGCATACCGCCACCGGCCGGCGCAGCATCACCCCCGCCGGCGAGGGGCCTTCGATCAAGACGGCGACCTATAATTACACCTACCCGTCGGCGGACCTGCTCAACAAGACGCTCAATCCGATGATCATCGACATCAAGGTGCGCTCGATCGACGATTTCGGCGACCTGATGCGCCACTCGGGGGAGGAATATGTCCTCGTCCTCGAAGGCGAATGCGAATTTCACACCGACATGTATGCGCCATCGCGCCTGAAGACCGGCGATTCGGCCTATTTCGACGCGTCGATGGGGCACGGCTATGTCGCGGTGGGCGATGGACCATGCCGTATCCTGTCGGTTTGCTCGGCAACCGATGCCGATCTGAAGTCGGTGCTTCACCCGGTCGAAACCGAATAA
- a CDS encoding metallophosphoesterase: MRFFIVLAALVTLGASAPPPSVPEEPLFSIGAIADVQYADADDNGERRYRTAPGKLAAAIDDFNRQRLDFVVHLGDFIDRDWASYDTLLPVAKRLKHRWHFALGNHEFSVDDAYKSRVPAKLGMKARYYSFVRHDWMFIVTDGNDLSSYAWPAGSAEHRRSMDAHAALYPDKPLWNGAIGDMQMRWIDAELTKADRRGLKVMLFSHFPLWPENPHNLWNAPAVMTLIERHPSAKIWLDGHNHEGNYGVRAGVHYVNLAAMLDTGETSYARLDVFPDRVIVDGTGRQRDLTLMLR, translated from the coding sequence ATGCGATTTTTCATTGTCCTGGCTGCGCTGGTAACGCTCGGCGCGAGCGCGCCGCCGCCCTCCGTCCCGGAAGAGCCGCTGTTCAGCATTGGTGCGATCGCCGACGTGCAATATGCCGACGCCGACGACAATGGCGAGCGCCGTTACCGCACCGCGCCCGGCAAGCTCGCCGCCGCCATCGACGACTTCAATCGCCAGCGGCTCGATTTCGTCGTCCACCTCGGCGATTTCATCGACCGCGACTGGGCGAGCTACGACACGCTTCTGCCGGTGGCGAAGCGGCTCAAGCACCGCTGGCACTTCGCGCTCGGCAATCATGAATTTTCGGTCGACGACGCATATAAGTCGCGCGTCCCCGCGAAGCTTGGCATGAAGGCGCGCTATTACAGCTTCGTCCGCCACGACTGGATGTTCATCGTCACCGACGGCAACGACCTCAGCAGCTATGCGTGGCCGGCGGGCAGCGCCGAACATCGGCGCAGCATGGATGCGCATGCGGCGCTCTATCCCGACAAGCCGCTGTGGAACGGCGCCATCGGCGACATGCAGATGCGCTGGATCGACGCGGAGTTGACCAAGGCCGACCGGCGCGGGCTGAAGGTCATGCTATTCAGCCATTTCCCGCTCTGGCCCGAAAACCCGCACAATCTGTGGAACGCGCCCGCGGTGATGACGCTGATCGAGCGCCATCCCTCGGCAAAAATCTGGCTCGACGGCCATAATCATGAAGGCAATTACGGTGTCCGTGCGGGGGTGCACTACGTCAATCTGGCGGCGATGCTCGACACCGGCGAAACATCCTATGCGCGCCTCGACGTCTTTCCCGATCGCGTGATTGTCGACGGAACAGGCCGCCAGCGCGACCTGACCCTGATGCTCCGCTGA
- a CDS encoding AraC family transcriptional regulator — translation MTNKLSIRISPEFTSFVGRGPCDPAVLPPDALIFGFGDIGEPAVSMLLPEDVVGPADDHLVVFAISRAACDRLFALRPKADGRWYLPANLRGLGRAVVAVEGESEVDDMLRSARSQELLCQLFAELAADRMVEVGGSTSLSELDITRVAAAHQLVNEKWQEKLTVGNVARRCGLSKAKLTRGFRELYQCSVAEAVSERRLQRARQLLAQSDLPISSIGYNCGYMSNASFTRAFARRFGMAPTKMRGREATA, via the coding sequence ATGACCAACAAGCTATCCATTCGCATTTCTCCGGAGTTCACGAGCTTCGTCGGTCGCGGCCCCTGCGACCCCGCGGTTTTGCCGCCCGACGCGCTCATCTTCGGCTTTGGCGATATTGGCGAGCCCGCGGTCTCGATGCTTCTTCCCGAAGATGTCGTGGGCCCGGCCGACGATCATCTGGTTGTATTCGCGATCAGCCGCGCCGCGTGCGATCGCCTGTTCGCCCTCCGCCCCAAGGCGGATGGTCGCTGGTACCTCCCCGCCAATCTTCGCGGACTCGGCCGCGCCGTGGTCGCGGTCGAGGGCGAGAGCGAAGTCGACGACATGCTCCGCAGCGCGCGCAGCCAGGAATTGCTCTGCCAGCTTTTCGCCGAACTCGCCGCCGACCGCATGGTCGAAGTGGGCGGCAGCACGTCGCTGAGCGAACTCGACATCACGCGCGTCGCGGCAGCGCACCAGCTGGTCAACGAGAAGTGGCAGGAAAAGCTGACGGTCGGAAATGTCGCCCGCCGCTGCGGCCTCAGCAAAGCCAAGCTGACGCGGGGCTTTCGCGAACTCTATCAATGCAGCGTCGCCGAGGCGGTGAGCGAACGGCGGCTGCAACGCGCGCGTCAGTTGCTCGCGCAAAGCGACCTGCCGATATCGAGCATCGGCTATAATTGCGGCTATATGAGCAACGCCAGCTTTACGCGGGCTTTTGCGCGCCGCTTTGGCATGGCGCCGACCAAGATGCGCGGCCGCGAAGCCACGGCCTGA